The Flavobacterium sp. 1 genome contains the following window.
TGACATTTCGAGCATAATCATGTCCGATTGCAGGTTGTTCAGCATTTCGGTTAAGAAACGGGAATTGAATCCTATCTGCATATCGTCTCCTTGGTAATCACATGTCAGTCTTTCTTCGGCTTTGTTGGAGTAGTCTATATCTTCTGCAGAAATGTTTAATTCGGCTCCAGCAACTTTCAAACGAATCTGGTGTGTTGTTTTGTTAGAGAAAATAGCGACACGACGTACAGAACTCAATAATTGAGAACGATCCATCATCAATTTATTTGGATTCTCTTTTGGGATAACCGCTTCGTAATTTGGGTATTTTCCATCGATTAAACGACATAACAAAATGTAGTTGTCGAAAGAGAAAGTAGCATTCGAATCGTTGTATTCTATTTTTACTTCAGCATCTGAGGTGCTAAGGATACTTTTTAGAATGTTCAAAGGTTTCTTTGGCATAATAAACTCTGCCACTTGAGATGCTTTTACATCGGTACGGGTATATTTTACCAATTTATGGGCATCTGTTGCTACAAAAATTAAACCTTCTGGAGAAAATTGGAAGAAAACCCCTGACATTACCGGACGCAAATCGTCATTTCCTGCTGCGAAAATGGTTTTGCTTACAGCAGTTGCCAAAACATCTGCAGGTACAAGCGTTACTGATGGCTCTTCTAAGTTTACAGATTTTGGAAATTCTTCTCCCGGAGCATACGCCAAGGCATATTTTCCAGAGTTTGAACTGATTTCTATAGTGC
Protein-coding sequences here:
- the dnaN gene encoding DNA polymerase III subunit beta, which codes for MKFIVSSSYLLKQLQVLGSVINSNNTLPILDNFLFELNNNELTVSASDLETTMSATLAIDSKSKGSVAVPAKLLLEILKTFPEQPLTFTVEENSTIEISSNSGKYALAYAPGEEFPKSVNLEEPSVTLVPADVLATAVSKTIFAAGNDDLRPVMSGVFFQFSPEGLIFVATDAHKLVKYTRTDVKASQVAEFIMPKKPLNILKSILSTSDAEVKIEYNDSNATFSFDNYILLCRLIDGKYPNYEAVIPKENPNKLMMDRSQLLSSVRRVAIFSNKTTHQIRLKVAGAELNISAEDIDYSNKAEERLTCDYQGDDMQIGFNSRFLTEMLNNLQSDMIMLEMSLPNRAGILTPIDGLEEGETVTMLVMPVMLNS